From the genome of Papaver somniferum cultivar HN1 chromosome 2, ASM357369v1, whole genome shotgun sequence, one region includes:
- the LOC113353448 gene encoding probable protein phosphatase 2C 72: MGICMSCASSGVGTYENAVIIDSRSDNKTPSLLGSAYSQQGGKGINQDSAILQQGFGMDDGVLCGVFDGHGMNGHVASILVRELLPSLLLDQKKSISSSTDGNDYVEEWSKACVGAYQVMDDELKSRRENLDFSCSGTTSVTVIKQGEDLVIANLGDSRAVLGTSSDNGEMKAVQLTTDLKPSVPEEAERITKSKGRIFALVNEAHIERVWLPNQYYPGLAMARAFGDFDLKEYGVIAVPQVSHHRLSNNDKFVVLASDGVWDVLSNDQVVSIMSSAGPETAAKAVVDAAVVGWRRFPHVKMDDISVSCMFFHERSQNL, encoded by the exons ATGGGAATCTGCATGTCTTGTGCATCTTCTGGTGTTGGTACTTATGAAAATGCAGTTATTATAGATTCAAGGTCTGATAATAAAACTCCAAGTTTACTTGGTTCTGCTTATTCCCAACAAGGTGGTAAAGGAATAAACCAGGATTCCGCTATACTTCAACAG GGTTTTGGTATGGATGATGGGGTTCTTTGTGGAGTATTTGACGGACATGGAATGAATGGTCATGTCGCGAGTATATTAGTCAGAGAATTGTTGCCCAGTTTATTGTTAGACCAAAAGAAATCGATTTCTTCGTCGACTGATGGGAATGATTATGTCGAGGAGTGGAGTAAAGCTTGTGTTGGTGCTTACCAAGTGATGGACGATGAACTTAAAAGTCGTCGAGAGAACTTGGATTTTTCTTGCAGTGGAACTACTTCTGTTACCGTCATAAAACAG GGTGAAGATCTTGTTATTGCTAATCTTGGTGATTCGAGGGCCGTATTGGGGACTAGTTCTGATAACGGAGAAATGAAGGCTGTTCAGTTAACAACTGATTTAAAGCCTAGTGTACCAGAGGAAGCTGAAAGAATAACAAAGAGTAAGGGTCGAATATTCGCACTTGTAAATGAAGCTCACATTGAACGTGTATGGTTGCCTAACCAGTATTATCCTGGACTTGCCATGGCAAGAGCCTTTGGAGATTTCGATCTCAAGGAGTACGGAGTAATAGCAGTTCCACAAGTGTCTCATCATCGCTTAAGCAACAATGacaaatttgttgttcttgcAAGTGATGGG GTGTGGGATGTGCTAAGTAATGATCAAGTGGTGTCGATCATGTCCTCAGCAGGACCAGAAACAGCAGCCAAAGCAGTGGTAGATGCGGCTGTTGTTGGTTGGAGACGATTTCCGCATGTTAAAATGGATGACATCTCTGTATCTTGCATGTTCTTCCATGAGAGGTCACAGAATCTGTAA
- the LOC113351268 gene encoding uncharacterized protein LOC113351268: MFLWKLAKNILPVAERLQKNTTCVQCSQGIETVQHLLFQCSVTSEVWSVVSPENLQDATKYGDVNQWLQSWMDKRSLFSSKRQHLRNLAVITMWFLWKSRWLKLFEGKSQSPTIITQQIFQFCYAYGLCIHNSYIPCSYISNHISIKPRNDWIPPSSDWLKLNFDVSILPDTNFVGFSIVLRNHLGDCLEAVAWTRNVRDVDQAEVLAMLRVLQWLKFKGLCKVQVEGDNKSVMEAMNKNQSESIR; the protein is encoded by the coding sequence ATGTTTTTATGGAAGCTGGCTAAGAATATTCTTCCAGTGGCGGAAAGATTACAAAAGAATACTACTTGTGTTCAGTGCTCTCAAGGAATTGAAACAGTCCAACACCTTCTATTTCAATGTTCTGTTACCTCAGAAGTTTGGTCTGTTGTCTCACCTGAGAATCTCCAAGATGCTACTAAATACGGAGATGTTAATCAGTGGCTCCAGTCTTGGATGGATAAAAGATCGTTATTTTCGTCGAAAAGACAACATCTTAGAAATCTGGCAGTGATAACAATGTGGTTCTTATGGAAAAGCAGATGGTTGAAGCTGTTTGAAGGAAAATCACAGTCTCCTACAATTATTACTCAACAAATCTTTCAATTTTGTTACGCTTATGGCCTTTGCATTCATAATAGCTATATACCATGTAGTTACATCAGTAATCATATATCTATTAAGCCTAGAAACGATTGGATACCACCTTCATCTGATTGGTTAAAGCTTAATTTTGATGTTTCTATTCTCCCTGATACTAATTTTGTTGGTTTCTCTATTGTGTTGCGAAATCATCTAGGAGACTGCTTGGAAGCCGTGGCCTGGACAAGGAATGTAAGAGATGTTGATCAAGCAGAAGTGCTAGCTATGTTAAGAGTGCTGCAGTGGCTTAAGTTTAAAGGTTTATGTAAAGTTCAGGTAGAAGGTGATAATAAATCAGTGATGGAGGCTATGAATAAGAACCAGAGTGAATCTATTAGATGA
- the LOC113353449 gene encoding 60S ribosomal protein L30, with product MVVAKKMKKTHESINNRLALVMKSGKYTLGYKTVLRTLRSSKSKLIIISNNCPPLRKSEIEYYAMLAKVGVHHFNGNNVDLGTACGRYYRVSCLSIIDPGDSDIIKTLPGDQ from the exons ATGGTGGTCGCAAAGAAAATG AAGAAGACTCATGAGAGTATTAACAACAGACTTGCTCTTGTAATGAAGAGTGGGAAATACACACTTGGTTACAAAACTGTCCTTAGGACTCTCAGAAGCTCCAAAT CAAAGCTTATAATTATCTCAAATAATTGTCCTCCTTTGAGAAAATCTGAGATTGAGTACTATGCTATGCTTGCTAAAGTTGGAGTTCACCATTTCAATGGAA ACAATGTCGACTTGGGAACAGCTTGTGGACGATACTACCGTGTGTCATGCCTTAGTATCATTGATCCAG GTGATTCTGATATCATAAAAACCCTTCCTGGTGATCAGTAA
- the LOC113347919 gene encoding probable protein phosphatase 2C 12 codes for MGMCISSVKSSNIHDENTKTQQDIYQNAIFIHSSSSKTPIGSVSSQQGQKGINQDSAILQQGFGMDAGVFCGVFDGHGKNGQIASRLVRSWLPGLILNQKKAISSLDLVFNKDSVEEWSKACIGAYKVMDKELKLQENLDCSCSGTTSVTVIKQGEDLVIANLGDSRAVLGTGSNNGELMAVQLTTDLKPSVPEEVERIKKSNGRVFALENEPHISRVWLPDQNFPGLAMTRAFGDFELKDYGVIAIPQISHHHLNINDKFVVLASDGVWDVLSNQQVVSIASSSRPETAAREVVDAAVNSWKQKFPHSKMDDISVSCMFF; via the exons ATGGGAATGTGTATATCATCTGTTAAATCTTCCAACATTCATGATGAAAACACTAAAACACAGCAAGATATCTATCAAAAtgcaattttcattcattcaAGTTCATCTAAAACTCCAATAGGTTCAGTTTCTTCTCAACAAGGTCagaaaggaataaaccaagattCTGCTATACTTCAACAG GGTTTTGGGATGGATGCTGGAGTTTTCTGTGGAGTGTTTGATGGACATGGAAAGAACGGCCAAATTGCGAGTAGATTAGTTAGAAGTTGGTTACCTGGTTTAATATTAAACCAAAAGAAAGCAATTTCTTCACTTGATTTGGTTTTCAATAAGGATTCTGTTGAGGAATGGAGTAAAGCCTGTATTGGTGCTTACAAAGTAATGGATAAAGAACTTAAACTTCAAGAAAACTTGGATTGTTCTTGTAGTGGAACTACTTCTGTTACTGTCATCAAACAG GGTGAAGATCTTGTTATTGCTAATCTCGGTGATTCGAGGGCCGTATTAGGGACTGGTTCTAATAATGGTGAACTGATGGCTGTTCAGTTAACAACTGATCTAAAGCCTAGTGTACCAGAAGAAGTTGAAAGAATAAAGAAGAGTAATGGTCGGGTATTTGCACTTGAAAACGAACCTCACATTTCCCGTGTATGGTTACCTGACCAGAATTTCCCAGGACTTGCGATGACAAGAGCTTTTGGAGATTTCGAGCTCAAAGATTATGGAGTAATAGCTATTCCACAAATATCACATCATCATTTAAACATCAATGACAAGTTTGTTGTTCTTGCGTCTGATGGG GTGTGGGATGTTCTTAGCAACCAACAAGTTGTATCTATTGCGTCATCGTCAAGACCAGAAACAGCTGCAAGAGAAGTCGTAGATGCTGCGGTTAATTCATGGAAACAAAAGTTTCCTCACTCGAAAATGGATGATATTTCTGTTTCTTGCATGTTCTTCTAG